accaaggccgtccctaaggcttgcaaggagccgttcctacacattcttataattttgacctaatttgctcaattgctcatattgggtccaaactctttcgaaccaacttgggatttgctcaatcgaccatcagctggtcccgcaccaccaagggacggttatgtatgccctcttggtcggtccctcacttctccgtaattaggttttatcacctaacgctCGCACGGGCATTATTCTAATAAATGGTcaacaccagcatttgatcattctttcaccaaccagtCAACTAAGGACCCTTGTGCACGcttactcgagcacttgggcaccacatggtcgtccatcatcccatgtggtcggtccctccctcactcatgatctattttcagcaattcatcaattgacgagcaattgatcaaaattagggtttcaaacaaacgctccacaaatcatcattccgagtaagttcaaacactaataaatttatgttgatccaccaatcaacatctggattagttatataatatttggtagtctaccaatattttaattaatattttattggatcacgtcaccataattcgccgaattgagcaatacttgctcagttgctcgaatattgatccaactatcaatattcagtaatttatcagtaattcgtcgaattgagaaatacttgctcagttgctcgaatattgatccgactatcaatattcagtagtttatcagtaattcatcgaattgagcaatacgtgctcagttgctcgagtattgatccaactattaatattcagtaatttatcagtaattcgtcgaattgagcaatacttgctcagtttctcgagtattgatccaactattaatattcagtaatttatcagtaattcgtcgaattgagcaatactcgctcagttgctcgaatattgatccagctatcaatattcagtaattcaccgAATCAATcaatgctcagttgctcgaatttacaatatttgctctgacgagcaatatctaagaactGTATGTCTAACATGTTTaatccatgaatcattgagcattcgtcactcatgctcgattcaacaaaacttagactctaataagtcaacgactgactaatcaaatacacgtctgctttgcatactccacgttcgtgagacatcaatcacgtcacatgggaggatattacttaaggttttggtctggtggcctacgacacgtgtgttcatccacgatgagaaatgtgagtaagtcgtgcaaacggttgaaggagttatcaaagtagtgggtggacggttaatcaagtctccgcacgacatggaactgattttaccatgatctcccactttcccactctttcactcaagaaaccgtcacacttactgggatcgagatgtttactattctgacaatataaataagttccgaGTTGATGACTGAGACAATGAACAATCGTCTACACACAAGTCCTCTCGATCAAACTTATTTACAcatacttgcagaaaccttcaacacatccacaatccttgattatCATTGATCCGACAATTctgagcttccctcctacatatcaacccatctccctctttgtgaccgaattgactctggaacgcctgttgacttggtttaggccggagtcctacatatttatctctcgaactcaaagcactctcgcgcagtgcatttgtgtgaggttaaacagcttgctcggttgaggagtcttcgaTCGCTCGATCGTCTCTTCATTCCCTagaaaaccagcgaatcgtttttccccatctacactaagaaaaggcaaagaaaagttcaaggaaaggaaaatcaaggcaaaacaaatttgaagccaaagaagaagataaacaaaggagactccgttcatgagcgcattgattggaagttttgttaaatgaagaagatgaacaagatgaagaacattgtcccaaatttttatttttaaagtctttCCAATTATTGTCTGATTTTATGTAttgtaaaatgactattaatgattttattgaagtttgatgaatttgaaaattttgacGAATATTGTTGAAAATTAATATTAATTATTCTTAATCCAATCTTATAATTAATAATTTATATTAAAACTTAATACTAAAGTGGACAATTGAGAAATTACAACATAAATGTTGGACAATATTTAGGCAAATATCTTAAAATCTCGAAACAACTTTCAAAATGGAATTTTTTTCCGTAGATGCGACGATATTCCGCACGACACCTTTGTTGTAGTCCCATCGTGGTTTCACCACTTCTCAAATTTGGATCTTCTTGctgaagtaaagcaacatacctaGTAACTTCCTGCTTAATTATAGTGAAGCGCTGAATCAACTCTGAAACATCACGATTGTAGAGGTTCATTGTTTGTTATTGAAATTTCCCAAAAATCCTTTGCCACAATGCTTGGGGATGAAATGATGCATCCTCAGTAAAATAAATATGattcctgcaaatacattcatcttccgcaGTAGTGAATTTTGGTTTTCGCCTCATAAATTGACGTCTCCTAATTTGACTTCTCCTAATTTCACTTTCCACATTGGCACGATCAACAACTCTTTGATTTTTGGCAGCACGTTGGTTTGCTACGAACTCATCCATGTTCATATTATCAGCAATGCTCTCTGAGGAATTGGAAAAGTGATGAAAagaattggagattgagaaaatctagagagatttagaaattctggtgtgagttaaaatgagtttgaaattaggTATTCATAGAGGGAAAAAATAATAGTCGTTGGATGAAAATCTGATAAGCATTGATCAGACCAACGAGCGACAGATTAACTAGCGCTGGAGATTTAATGACCAGCGAACGCTGGATTGACCATCGAGCGATATacactctatcgctcgctggaaagtctgtcgtgtatgcctataagttattcctgacatataggcatatgagTTTGACAGTTTGGCATACCATAATGGATGCATATATGCAAAATTCCAGTTTTTGGCATGTGCACATGAATAAGCCTTAGGAATTTCTTGTCTATTTTATAAAGCACAAAATGATGAAAAGTAAATTCAATAAATATATTCAGAACACGGGAATGCAGAATAAATATCCAATTTACGAGGAAGGTAAAGAAAGAGCGGTAAAAAGCAAAACAGAAAAATATACTGGAAACTAAAAATAGAGAAACAATAAACAGAATGGAGAAACTAAAAGATctcattctttttttcttttttttttgtacagttcctttttttgattttcttaatctcTCTTTTCTAATCTGTTTCTGATGCACGGCGCAATGAGCAGAGAGAGACAAGCATGAGCTGATTCATGACAGTTAGTTCCTACGCGGTGTAACCACCATGTTACGTTAAATGTTTGTTGCTTTCCTTCTCTAAGCGTCGTTGCGTCAACTTCTTCTCGAATAGGTTCTTTGTAAAATCTATTTTTACTTACCATTTCATAATTTTCATCTCTTTTAATATCGCTAAACATATTTTATCtctgaatacaaaaaaaaatagattaAGAAGAATAAGTCAGCAAACAGTGGGTTGCACGTAATCATACATAAACAATTAATAGAATAGTTTGAATTTTCCGTCGAAGAATCACGCTCTCTCTGTCTCTTATATAACATCCAAATTGGCACCTCTATCCTGGGGTGTTATTGCGAGGAATGGTGGACTAGTGCCTTTCTAGCAAtcttgttgataatttcgttTTTATTTCTAATGTATAGCGAAAGAAAGATGAATATGAAGGATTCACGACCCCTGATGTCAACCATGTTTTCTGGAATCAACAGCAAAACTCCAACGTCCATCCGTAAGATCACGGGTTTATTCGAGGTACGATCGTTTCTCCACAACTTTCTTGTTCTTGCTATGGTTGTGCCTGCAAATTCCAAAatattgaaattatcatttttGAAGTTGTAGAAATTTGCACAGGCATATTTGCTTGGgttcaaaagaaagaaaatctaAAGTTCCATTCGCAAAATTGTATTAGTATATCATTTCAATTTTCAACATAATAGTATATGTACTAATCATATCATCTAAGAAAAGAACATGATTTTTGTGTACTCGGAATGGAACAACATATTGTGTAAATACCTCATAGCAGGGTGAAGGGAAATGCCTTTATAGAAGCTAAAAAACTCAATCCTCCTGCACTTTGAGAAGCTTTAACATGGTTCCTAAGGAAAGCTCTTTGTTCAGTGAGATATATGATTTTCAATAACTTGTCCTTAAAGCTGGAAACTATTAATGCAGGCAAAAATGAATTCTGCTGTGTCAAAGAATCAAAAAGAGGTAAAGGGTCACTCCGTAGATAAATCATGTGGATGGGCCAGCAATTTTCTTTCAATGGTGGAATTAAGGAGGAAGATACTAAGCTTCAGAGATATTATAGACCTTCCTCCCTGTGATACACGAGGTCCAATTAAAGAGGTATCACAACCATTTTTCAGCTCAAGGAAATCAACATTTTCAAGTGTacctcttttttttgtttttgcttttccTGTTTCTTATCACACATCTCCCTGTAGTTGTTGATGGGAACTGTCGCAGATCTTCACAACCTGTACCCAAAAATTGTGCCCAGCATTGACATGTCAGAAATGGATGAAACATCTGTACATGAGGTAAAATTTGAGCTATTTTATGACGTCTTCGCAATCAAACAagtttcatatggctaactaaaatgcAACTGTTTCAGGTGTTCTACCAATTTTACAATGCTTTAAAATCTGTTGGAGACTCGTGGGAGAAAAATCACAAGTGGTTGAACAAATTCAAATGTGAAAAAACAGGCAACATGGACGACCTTAGTTTGGAGCAATTTGGTAAGTGATGAAATATTAACACAGGTCTCAGTAGATATTATAACTGTGTTCAGCAGAAACTAAAAACCTTTAGTTTTATTGTTTTGTAGTTGATACAGTGTTGGCAAAACTTGACTACATGATTAAGATAGCAAAAGAAATATTCGATGTAATGGATGAAGAAGATCAGAAAAGTGAAGGGAGTCCACGGTATTCCATGTTTGGAGATGCATTAAGTAAATCTTTTGACAGTAAAACATCATCTTGTCTCTCTCCGGTAACCCCTACTTCAGTCCTTCCGGATATGATCGAGAGTACAATAAATAACGGGAAATTTGCAGACTACACATATTCTCCCCCTCTTCTATTTCCTCTCAGGCTGCAGGCTGTAGGTAAGTTGAAAACTGTCGATGTTACACGTCTCTCCCCCAAAATGGCCCCCAATGTGTCAACTAGAAGTTCCACGACTATCAATGTATTGAAAAAGACAGATCGTGAAGAGAAGCCAAAGATAAGAGAAGCAAAAAGAAATTTTGAAGGATTTCAAGTAAGAACTCCCAGTAAGGAACCTAAAGTTTCAAACGATACTAATGGCAAACTGAAGATACAGAAGTCTATACCAAATGAGATGAAAAGCAAGAGAGTTGATGGAATCAGCAACAATGAAACATCTAAACTCACCGTGCCACCAGTTGGACGACCTACACGCACAGTGAAAAAAGAACCCACCCCCCGGCTTGTTCACACAAGAAGAGAACCAAAACTGCTATCTCAAGCACCTCAGCCACCATCACGAATCCTGTCACCCAAAGCAACTGTCGCACCAGTAAAAGCATCTGCAGCACCAGTTCCTCTTTCATCACCACCATATGCTGTGCCATCAATTGCTGCAGTAGCACAACCACCGCCCACGTTAGAAACGAAGGTATCTGCGGtttcacctccaccaccacccatGCATGAAGTGGAGGCCTCTGCTGCGCCACCTCCACACCCATCTATGTTGGAGTCGAATGCTGCGGTACCAGTCCTACCACCCATGTCAAAAGCTAATGTATCTCCACccacacctccaccaccaccaccgatgtGGATTTCAGATTCTTCTGCATCATCACCAATACCCATGTCAAAAGTAAATGTGTCTCCAGCACCACCTATGTGGAACTCAAATGCTTCTGtaccaccatctccaccaccgcCACCCATGTTAAAAGTAAATGAATCTTCAGCACCgcctccaccaccgccacctaTGTTAAAAGTAAATGAATTTCCAGCACCGCTTCCACCACCACCTGAGTGGACATTAACAGCTTCTGCACTACCATTACCACCACAATCCCTGCTCCAGACAAAAGGATCagtgccgccgccaccaccaccacccatgcTCCAAGCAAAAGGATCagtgccgccgccaccaccaccacccatgcTCCAAGCAAAAGGATCagcgccgccgccaccaccaccacccatgcTCCAAGCAAAAGGATcagcgccaccaccaccaccaatgttACAGGCAAACGGAGGTgctccaccacctcctcctctacTAGGTGTTTCAAAAGCTCTTCGTCCCAAGAAAGCAAATACGAAACTGAAGAGATCAACAAACATGGGTAATCTCTACAGGCTTCTTAAAGGAAAGGTAGAGGGGTCTAGTTTAGATGGTAAATTATCAAATGGGAAAAAGAATATTGGGAGCTCTGGAGGTAGCAAACAGAGCATGGCTGATGCACTAGCAGAAATGACAAAAAGGTATGCATCCATAAACACAACCACTGTAACAATATGAATTCACCCCATGACAGTCCAAAGGAACTtcatagaaaatataaaactTTCTTTTGTTCGTAGTAATTCACAACTTCGTTGCTTCATTTATTAGATCTGCTTACTTccagcaaatagaggaagatgtagAAAAGCATGCTAAAACAATCAATGAAATGAAAGCTGCACTCAGTTCATTCCAAACGAAGGACATGTCCGAACTGCTAAAATTTCACCAGTACATAGAACTTCATCTCGAAGACTTAACAGATGAAAGCCAGGTAACTTCACATGAGATATTTGAAAAGTTTACAGGTGTTACTACTTCCTTTAACTGCATTCTGCAACTTACAATGTTGAGGAACAGGTATTGGCAAGGTTTGAAGGTTTCCCCACAAAGAAGCTCGAAATTTTGAGGACAGCTTCAGCACTTTACTCGAAGCTGAACTCAATTGTTACTCAACTTGAGACCTGGAAGATAGAGGCTCCTCTTGACAAGCTACTGGATAGGGTTGAGTGCTACTTCAACAAGGTAACTAGAAAAAACCTCGCCTCTGTTTGTGAGAAAAACATCTATTTGAATTGTCATGCTCATCATCCTTACCCACTAACATTGCATGCACATAGATCAAGACAGAGGTTGATGCACTGGAACGGACCAAAGACGATGAAGCTAAACGATTTCAGAGTCACAATATCCATTTTGACTTCAACATACTAGTAAGAATCAAAGAAACGATGGTGGATGTCTCATCTGGATGCATGGAACTGGCACTAAAGGTACGTGAAGTTTGAAAAAAGATCCCAAGAACTACCTAAGCCTAGAACACACTTCAAGGCTCCTAGAGAAAAGCTAATTACGTATGTGGTGGATCTTTTGTGTTCTATTCAGGAAAGAAGACAGGCAAAGGCAGAAGAAAATGAGGGAGCTGGATCTAAAGCTGAAATAAAATTGAGAGCATGTGCTAAGATGCTTTGGCGGGCTTTTCAGCTGGCATTCCGAGTTTATACTTTTGCAGGTGGACAAGATGATCGTGCCGAGAAGTTGACAAGAGAACTGGCTCATGAAATAGAAACTGATCCTGAGCACCAGTAAAATAATCTTATACATGTTGTGCTACAATATAGTATAACTCATCCAAAAGGAGGCAAAAGAGAATAGTTTGCAAAATCAGAACCATTTCATCACATTGAAGCAACTGTTGCGTCATATCGTGATACCACTTTTGTTCGATTTAAAACCTCAAGCGAAGGTTAAGGTTTAGTCTATGGTAGATTATGAATGAGACTTATATAGCAATTATATAATATTGTTGCTTGATAAAATTGTGTAAGAAGACTTGTGGGAGCAAAAAAAAGGGGTTAGCTCAATCTTCATTGCTCTACTTATGGCAAGGGTCGTTTATTTTTTTGGTGTAAGTGATCGATAGTGTGATTTCAACATTCTCTATCACCGGTACTATAAGAACTATTATGCCAATAGACAGTCTTGCTTGTTGTAGATTATATAGGAATTGTTATGTGTTCGGCTCAATTGTTCATTTGGGTAAGTTCAATGTGTACATTGGAAGAGTGGGCTTTCTGGAGTTCCTTCTAAAAGTTGACTCGAAAAGGTTAGCAGTTAAATAGCGTATACTATCTTGTGAAGTGCAGGTAAATGGTATAGAAAAGAAACATTCCGATAGTAAACTTAAACATGCAAAACTCTATGTGAGTGACTGATTCTAAAATAGAGCCATATATAGTTTATTCCAAAACCAGCATCACTTACCAAATGGCATCCACCGTCTCACGTGTTACTAACGGTTTCCCCTCGCTTGTCCATGGGTCTACCTTGCTCTGTCGCTCTATTGAAGGAGTAGACCTCTCAGAAACAAACTCATCAAACACAACTTTTTCAATCAGGAATTGAGTTCACGTTATTCACTAGCTTTGGATATTTAACAAGCATACCGACAAACATATTACACGCAGCTCTACTCAAAAGCTTTGAGATGTTAGAGATGAGTTTACATTCTCTCAAGTAGTTTGATAAAGTTGTTAACTAGTAGTACCCACAACCTAACAAGTATGGAACTTTCCTTTGTCGCTTTAAATTTCTGTAATATCCGGTTAAAACAAGATCATGAAAGACTCACTTACCAGTTCCTATCGATTCGAAGATAATCCATATCTTCTACCTCCGCTTGCCCTACAACATCGAACTCCGGATTAGTATATCCCACCTCTTCAATGAAAACAAACAAATGTGTCGAATCGATTATTAAATTTGGTTTGTACTTTGATATAAACCATTTGAACATCTACGACTACGAGGCTTGGTTTCACTACATAAGCCATCGATTTTATTTCTCTCTCAGAAACTTTAGCCAACGAGAACCATATGAAATTTCTCGGACAATCGCTCCAATTTCTACAACATTTTACTGTTCCCAAGATCAGAAGAGGTGGGGGTCTATGCTTATTGTGGAAGAACAACAAATTCCATTCTCAAAAGTTATTTATGCCCTCGTCACTCCACCTGGACATCTATTACAGGGTTACGCAAGTGGCGCACAATGATTACGCGTTACAGTATTGCAGGCCAAGTCAATGTTCAACAATGATTGCGCGATACTGCATAGattgtcaagtgctaagaatggtaTAACCCTACAGGGCCACTAGCATGTAAAGGTAGCGTTACACTATAAAGATATTTGgccaagtaatgaagcttattggctgacacaatgaagcttcattgagggaaaggcaAGGCAAGTGGAAAGGCAAGGCAAGTCCAAAGTGACAAGATGCAATATGCGATGTTGACATtaaggcatatccatggaattcagTTGGCCCAAAcccaaggatgatgcaagaaggtagaataggccaagagttggtctatgcattagttcaaggcaggGTCAAAGCTTGAACACTGCAAACAAGCTAACAATGCAAGAGTGACATTGTTATTGTCAAGCAAATTGgataagtgaagcatatgacgcatgAGCAACCAGATGATTGAAGTACAAGgatggtctgtgtattatcttaGAGCAAGAAGTATGCAGGGCCAAGATGGCTGAGCACTGGATCAAGGCCGAACTCAGTAAAGCGCAACAATTGTGCAATACaactcaagtgacggttaggagttggttattCTCTTTGCGAGCATGCCAATGAAGTGAGACAAGTTAGAATGGTCGTAAAGTGTGTTTATAACCATATTAGAGTGTTCATAACCAACAAGAACAGGTGCAGCACCAATTggcgtgacaacacaaaaggtggcagttgaagttggcggttatggaaactacttggacaTTGGTTGTCCAAGGCTTATGCAAGCGGTTGCACAGAAGTTTTGGCCTGATCCTAGTAGTATAAATAGTCTAGGAATCAATAAGGTTGATGTTGTTTaattgagagaagaaccactGATTTGTAGAGAGAGTTAGGATTCACCAAAATGATGAATGACCTGTGTTTGGTCTATGTGATGGccaagttttgtaatcttcctttgatgcaataaaatgacaaagaaaagacTTCTGTTGTGTAAGCCACGGAGTATTGCCGGttatgtcccatgaaaattttaggcgattaaatgggcgtgtgacaactggtatcagagctgtgTTTGGGAACACTgttcttgatttttctctcttttactcaagttggtgtcatttgtttgtcGAATTCAGTGAAGAATTATTTGGGTTTCGTtagtatggagactagaagaagttgATCTTGTGTGGAAAGATCAACTGGAATGAACTTTGAAGCTTCAGGTAGAAACATGTcatgaaagtttatgacaaaggtgtcaaaattcctGCCCAAAGTGTTAGACAAACATGCAAGAGTCATTGGAAACCGGGTTTACAAGTGATTGCATGAAAAAACTGAAGAGTATGTTGACTTCTATGGTGAAAGTCAGGATTTTAAGTTCATGTTTCTCACAAATATGTAAAGACTACACATTTGGAATGCATATCTTTGTGGTGTTATCAGTAGCGAGTAC
This is a stretch of genomic DNA from Papaver somniferum cultivar HN1 chromosome 1, ASM357369v1, whole genome shotgun sequence. It encodes these proteins:
- the LOC113306275 gene encoding uncharacterized protein LOC113306275, coding for MYSERKMNMKDSRPLMSTMFSGINSKTPTSIRKITGLFEAKMNSAVSKNQKEVKGHSVDKSCGWASNFLSMVELRRKILSFRDIIDLPPCDTRGPIKELLMGTVADLHNLYPKIVPSIDMSEMDETSVHEVFYQFYNALKSVGDSWEKNHKWLNKFKCEKTGNMDDLSLEQFVDTVLAKLDYMIKIAKEIFDVMDEEDQKSEGSPRYSMFGDALSKSFDSKTSSCLSPVTPTSVLPDMIESTINNGKFADYTYSPPLLFPLRLQAVGKLKTVDVTRLSPKMAPNVSTRSSTTINVLKKTDREEKPKIREAKRNFEGFQVRTPSKEPKVSNDTNGKLKIQKSIPNEMKSKRVDGISNNETSKLTVPPVGRPTRTVKKEPTPRLVHTRREPKLLSQAPQPPSRILSPKATVAPVKASAAPVPLSSPPYAVPSIAAVAQPPPTLETKVSAVSPPPPPMHEVEASAAPPPHPSMLESNAAVPVLPPMSKANVSPPTPPPPPPMWISDSSASSPIPMSKVNVSPAPPMWNSNASVPPSPPPPPMLKVNESSAPPPPPPPMLKVNEFPAPLPPPPEWTLTASALPLPPQSLLQTKGSVPPPPPPPMLQAKGSVPPPPPPPMLQAKGSAPPPPPPPMLQAKGSAPPPPPMLQANGGAPPPPPLLGVSKALRPKKANTKLKRSTNMGNLYRLLKGKVEGSSLDGKLSNGKKNIGSSGGSKQSMADALAEMTKRSAYFQQIEEDVEKHAKTINEMKAALSSFQTKDMSELLKFHQYIELHLEDLTDESQVLARFEGFPTKKLEILRTASALYSKLNSIVTQLETWKIEAPLDKLLDRVECYFNKIKTEVDALERTKDDEAKRFQSHNIHFDFNILVRIKETMVDVSSGCMELALKERRQAKAEENEGAGSKAEIKLRACAKMLWRAFQLAFRVYTFAGGQDDRAEKLTRELAHEIETDPEHQ